The following coding sequences are from one Plectropomus leopardus isolate mb chromosome 10, YSFRI_Pleo_2.0, whole genome shotgun sequence window:
- the rnaseh2b gene encoding ribonuclease H2 subunit B isoform X2 yields the protein MTTKKKRTPIVNNDSWVVIAADSAIDTQKPDSDPAFVRLRNPFTDAASLYMLSSGDVQLFEVKAFEEDFHSWFVGQIVQRDGRLLFVTPMDPLYLILPYLIKSGKEGKFQPVDQVVMDEEFPACSRLLSCKRSLASLHHIAEEKEVGAVKFHRYSQEKTMNWLKKKVEKTATVLKARNISVGEGVKSTTYVRVKSESHYCEEDYLRYAHGLISEYISEDLSKALLKHLQLPELKSPTETEPPSKPPKKMTAAQKSLAKVDKTGMKTMSSFFSPKVKKENQ from the exons atgactactaaAAAGAAGCGAACGCCTATTGTGAATAATGACAGCTGGGTTGTCATTGCCGCAG ACTCTGCCATCGACACACAGAAGCCCGACAGTGACCCAGCTTTTGTGAGACTGAGAAATCCCTTTacag ATGCGGCATCTCTATATATGCTCAGTAGTGGCGATGTTCAGCTGTTTGAGGTCAAAGCATTTGAGGAAGATTTCCACTCCTGGTTTGTTGGACAGATAGTACAGAGAG atgGGAGACTTCTCTTTGTGACACCAATGGATCCTCTCTATCTAATTTTGCCTTATTTGATTAAATCTGGCAAAGAG GGGAAGTTCCAGCCTGTGGATCAGGTTGTTATGGATGAAGAATTCCCAGCTTGCTCAAGGCTGCTGAGCTGCAAACGTTCCCTGGCCTCCCTGCACCACATTGCAGAGGAAAAAG AGGTGGGAGCAGTAAAGTTCCATCGATACAGTCAAGAGAAGACGATGAATTGGCTAAAGAAAAAG GTGGAGAAGACTGCCACTGTGCTGAAAGCGAGGAATATCTCCGTGGGAGAAGGCGTCAAATCCACAACATACGTCAGAGTGAAGTCAGAGTCGCATTACTGCGAGG AGGACTATCTGCGCTATGCTCACGGGCTGATATCAGAGTACATCAGTGAAGACCTCAGCAAAGCTCTCCTCAAACACCTTCA GTTACCAGAGCTCAAAAGCCCAACCGAGACAGAACCCCCCTCCAAG CCACCCAAGAAGATGACTGCTGCTCAGAAATCTCTCGCTAAAGTGGACAAGACTGGCATGAAGACGATGTCGTCCTTCTTCAGCCCCAaggtcaaaaaagaaaatcagtga
- the rnaseh2b gene encoding ribonuclease H2 subunit B isoform X1, protein MTTKKKRTPIVNNDSWVVIAADSAIDTQKPDSDPAFVRLRNPFTDAASLYMLSSGDVQLFEVKAFEEDFHSWFVGQIVQRDGRLLFVTPMDPLYLILPYLIKSGKEGKFQPVDQVVMDEEFPACSRLLSCKRSLASLHHIAEEKEVGAVKFHRYSQEKTMNWLKKKVEKTATVLKARNISVGEGVKSTTYVRVKSESHYCEEDYLRYAHGLISEYISEDLSKALLKHLQLPELKSPTETEPPSKKRKLSDKPVEAGEDYTKFNSADFARKPPKKMTAAQKSLAKVDKTGMKTMSSFFSPKVKKENQ, encoded by the exons atgactactaaAAAGAAGCGAACGCCTATTGTGAATAATGACAGCTGGGTTGTCATTGCCGCAG ACTCTGCCATCGACACACAGAAGCCCGACAGTGACCCAGCTTTTGTGAGACTGAGAAATCCCTTTacag ATGCGGCATCTCTATATATGCTCAGTAGTGGCGATGTTCAGCTGTTTGAGGTCAAAGCATTTGAGGAAGATTTCCACTCCTGGTTTGTTGGACAGATAGTACAGAGAG atgGGAGACTTCTCTTTGTGACACCAATGGATCCTCTCTATCTAATTTTGCCTTATTTGATTAAATCTGGCAAAGAG GGGAAGTTCCAGCCTGTGGATCAGGTTGTTATGGATGAAGAATTCCCAGCTTGCTCAAGGCTGCTGAGCTGCAAACGTTCCCTGGCCTCCCTGCACCACATTGCAGAGGAAAAAG AGGTGGGAGCAGTAAAGTTCCATCGATACAGTCAAGAGAAGACGATGAATTGGCTAAAGAAAAAG GTGGAGAAGACTGCCACTGTGCTGAAAGCGAGGAATATCTCCGTGGGAGAAGGCGTCAAATCCACAACATACGTCAGAGTGAAGTCAGAGTCGCATTACTGCGAGG AGGACTATCTGCGCTATGCTCACGGGCTGATATCAGAGTACATCAGTGAAGACCTCAGCAAAGCTCTCCTCAAACACCTTCA GTTACCAGAGCTCAAAAGCCCAACCGAGACAGAACCCCCCTCCAAG AAGCGGAAACTTTCAGACAAACCGGTGGAGGCCGGAGAGGACTACACCAAATTCAACAGTGCAGACTTTGCGCGGAAA CCACCCAAGAAGATGACTGCTGCTCAGAAATCTCTCGCTAAAGTGGACAAGACTGGCATGAAGACGATGTCGTCCTTCTTCAGCCCCAaggtcaaaaaagaaaatcagtga